In the genome of Streptomyces sp. NBC_00259, the window CAAGGTGGCGGAGCAGCGGGACGCGCTGGTCCGCCAGGAAACCGAGACCGTGCGGCTGGCCCAGGTGGCCCTGCCGGAGATGATGGAGCGCCTGCGCCGGGGCGACTTCCCCGAGGACGTCCTCGCCTGGCTCGGGTCGGCGGAGCAGGCCGGCGGACACCAGGAGGGGCTGACCCCCGAGTTCCGCGCGGCGCACCGGGCGGTGCTGAGTTCCGTGCTCGACGCGGTCTCCGCCGAGGAGGACCTGCGCGAGTCGGCGCAGCGCGCCTTCGTGAACATCGCCCGGCGCGTGCAGGCGATCGTCCACCAACAGGCGCAGGAACTGCGGGAGATGGAGGACCGGCACGGCCGGACCCCGGACGTCTTCGGCGATCTGCTGCGGCTCGATCACGGCACGGCGCTGATCGGCCGGCTCGCCGACTCCATCGCCGTGCTCGGCGGGGCGCGTCCCGGCCGTACGTGGAGCCGGGCCGTCCCCCTGTACAGCGTGCTCCGTGGCGCGATGTCGCGGATCATCGACTACCAGCGCGTGGAACTCCACTCGGTCTCCGAGGTCGCCGTCGTCGGCCTGGCCGTGGAGCCGCTCATCCACGCGCTGGCCGAGCTGCTGGACAACGCCACCCGCTACTCGCCGCCGCACACGCGGGTCCATCTGACCGCGGTGGAGGTGCAGTCGGGCATCGCCGTCGAGATCGAGGACGGTGGCGTCAACATGAGCGAGGAGGCCCGCAAGCGGGCCGAGCGCATGCTCCGCCAGGCACAGCAGGGCATCGACCTGAACGACCTGGGCGAGACCCCGCGACTGGGCCTGGCCGTGGTCGGCCGGCTGTCCCAGGCGTACAACTTCCAGGTGTCGCTGCGCTCCTCGGCCTACGGCGGCGTCCGGGCCGTGCTCATCGTCCCGCAGGACCTGATCACGAGCACCTCGGCCGCCACCGGCCTGGCGCACGGCATCGGGACCGCCTCGGGGCCCCGTGCGGCCACGCAGCTGCCGCGGCAGCAGCCCGCCCGTCCCGTCACGGGACCGCAGCCCGCGGACCCGCAGGAGGAAGAGCTGCCCGTGGTGACCGAGCGCACCGAGAACGGACTGCCGCAGCGGCGCCGCAAGAACCGGGTCACCGCGCCACCCACCCCCGCTCCGACCGCAGCCGAACCGGAGACGGCGCCGCAGGTGGAGCCCGGCATCTGGCTGGCTGCCTTCCAGAGCGGCCTGTCCGGTGAGACGACACAGGACGGCGACGCCTCCTCGGCATCGGCAAACAAGGGGAACCAGCAGTGATTCAGCAGCGGGCCAACATGGACTGGATGCTCAAGGACCTCGCGGAGGGAGTTCCGCAGACCCGGAACGTGGTCGTGCTGTCCTCGGACGGGCTGCGCATGGCCCAGTACGGCGCGGACAACGACACCGCGGACCGGCTGGCCGCCGCCTGTGCGGGACTGCAGAGCCTCGCGGGCGCCGTGGGCGCCGAACTGCCGCACAGTGAGGGCAGGATGCGCCTGGTCGTCATCGAGATGGACGGTGGCTTCTTCTATCTGATGGCGGCCGGTGCCGGGGCCTTCCTCGCGGTGCTCGCCGACGAGGGAGTGGACGCCGGGCTGATGGGGCAGCGGATGCGGGACCTGGTGATCCGGATCGGAGCACATCTCAGCAGTCCGCCGCGCCATGACGAGCAGGCCAGGTGAGCAACGGGGACCGGGGCTGGGAGGACGCCAGCCCCGAGCGCCTCTACGTCATCACGGGCGGGCGCAGTGGCTCTTCCGCCCCCACCCGACTCGACCTGGTCACGCTGATCGTGGCCAGGTCCGTGCCCAGACCCGGGATCCAGCCGGAGAAGGCCGCGATCATCCGGATGTGCGACGCGCCGCTCTCGGTGGCGGAGATCTCGGCGTACACCGGGCTGCCGGTGAGCGTCGTCACCGTACTGCTCAGCGACCTGCTGGCCGAGAAGCAGGTGCTGGCACGCGCACCCGTGGCGCCCTCCCAACTCCCCGACCGCGCTTTGATTGAGGCAGTGATCGATGGACTTCAAAAGCTCTGAGCAGCCTGCGGGGCCCCGGCGCGAGGATGTACTGCCGGACACCGCAACCGCCGCCGTCAAAGTGGTCATCGTGGGCGGGTTCGGAGTCGGCAAGACGACCCTGGTCGGCTCGGTGAGCGAGATCCGTCCGCTGACCACCGAGGAGACGATGACCCAGGCCGGGGTCGGCGTCGACGACACGGTGGGCGTGGAGCGCAAGACCGCGACCACGGTGGCGATGGACTTCGGCCGGATCAGCATCAACAAGGAACTGGTGCTCTATCTCTTCGGGACACCGGGGCAGGAACGGTTCTGGTTCCTGTGGCGCGGCCTGTTCGAGGGGGCGCTGGGTGCCGTGGTGCTGGTCGACACCCGCCGGCTCGAGGTCAGCTTCGACGTGATCGGCCGGCTGGAGGAACGCGGCGTTCCGTTCGTGGTGGCCATCAACTCCTTCCCCGGCGCGCCCGACCACCCCGTCGAGGAGCTGCGCGGAGCCCTCGATCTGCCCGCGTCGGTGCCGATACTCGTCTGCGACGCGCGGCGCCGCGACTCCAGCAGAGACGTCCTGATGGCGCTGATGCGCTATCTGCACTCCCTAGCCGTAACTCCGGAGGCATCGTGAGCACTCCCCCCTCTCCGCCGCCGGGCTGCCCGGCGGCGGGGAGGGGGGCCACCTCATCCGTTACGCCGTCAAACCCGCGTACAGACTGCGCAGTTCACCGAGGCCTCGCGCGGTCGGCTCCCCGTGCACCCGCATCCGCGCCACGCCGCCGTCCGGAAACGCATCCAGCCGTACATGCGTCGCGACCGCGGGCGTCGCGAGCGGGAAGCGGTGCGGGGTGTCCGGCTGGAGGCGGGTGCGCGGGAGGAGCTCGAACCAGTCACCGGTCTCGCCGTCGCGGCCGCTGAGGGCGATCCAGCCGGCCGCGTTGCCCTTGAGATACGCCGTGTCGATCTCGACGGCCCGGACGACGCCCTGCGCGGCGAGCCGGAACCGTACCCAGTCGTTGGTGTCGCGGACCCGCCGGCGGCGGTTCTCCCAGCCGTCGTCCATCTTGCGGGAGGTACCGGGCAGGATGATCTGCGTCGGTGACGAGTAGAACCTGTCCGAAGCGTCCTCGCACACCCCGCCGTTGAGTACGGAGGCGAGGTCGATGATCCCGAGCAGTTCCAGCCACGCGGGGTCCGGCACGACCTCGCCGTGCACGCGGAGCCGGGCGATGCCGCCGTCGGGGTGCTGGCAGAGCCGGATGTGGGTCCAGCGGCGCTCGGAGGTGATCTCGAAGCCGTTGGCCGCGTGGCCACGGACGGGAGTGGGCGGGAGGAGCTCCTCCCACTTCACGTCTTCCGCGAGGAGATCCCCGGGACCCGGGGCCCCTTCGGCGACGGTGGCCTGGAGGGACACCTTCTGCGGGTAGTTGCCCCGGAAGTGCGCCGTGTCGACCACGACGCCGCGGATCACGCCGGCTGCGCCGAGGCGCACGATGGCCCAGTCGTGGTCGTCGGCGGACGGGAACGGCGATCCGGGGCCCGTGCCGCGGCGGCGCCGGGTCTCCCAGCCGTCCATGATCTTGCCCTTGTGCCCGAACCGTTCCGGGTCGAAGACGGCGGGCTCTCGCACGAGCAGGTTCTCGCGCTCGGCGAAGAACTCGTCGTTCGCGGCGATGACTCCCGCGCCCAGTCGGCGGTCGGCGAGATCGACGAGCGTGGTGAAGGGGAAGTCCCCGGAGCGGTAGTCGGCGTAGGGGTCGCCGCCCGGGTAGGGGGCGGCGTCGTTGGCGTGCGGGTCGGTTGTCATGGCACCGACTGTGGCCCCGCACGACCTCCCAGGTCCATCGAATGTTTTCGCACAATCACTTCAGCAGATCTGAAAGGTCTCTGGTCCGGCCCGCCACGACCGCTCGCAGCGCCTCCAGTACGTGCGCCACCCCGGCGCCCTCCTCCGCGCCCCGGCGCACCGCCGCCACGACGTGCCTGCGCGGCTGGTCGGCGCTGAGCACCCGCATCACGACGCCGCTTCGGCGCTCCGCCGCCGCCATCCGCGGCACGAGCGCGACCCCCATCCCCGCCTCCACCATCGCGAGGATCGCGGTCCACCCGGACGCGGAGTGCGCCTGCTCGGGCACGAACCCGGCCGCCTCGCACGCGGTGAGCGTGATCTCGGACCAGGGCCCGCTGCCTCCGAAGATCCACGGCTCCCCCGACAGGTCGGCGAGCCGCAGGCCGGGCTCGGCGGCCCTCGGATGCCCGGCCGGCAGGGCCACGTCCAGCGGATCGGCGAGCAGCGGTACGCGGGTGAACCTCGGATCCCGCGCGGTCGGCGCGTGCGCGGCCAGCGACAGGGCGAGGTCCACGTCCCCGGCGGACAGCAGCTCGTACGCCTCGGCCGCCTCGGCCTCCCGTACCCGTACCTCCAGCGCCGGACGGTCGGTCCGCAGCCGCTGCACCGCGGGCACGACGAGCGCCGGCACGGCGGTCGAGAACGCCCCGACGCGCACCTCCCCCGCCTCGCCCTGCAGATACCCGGCCAGTTCGGCATCGGCACGCTCCAACTGCGCGAACACCGCCTCCGCATGCCGCAGCACCAGATGCGCCGCGTCCGTGAGCCGCACCCGCCGCCCGTGCGCCTCCAGCAGTTGTACGCCGAGCTGCCTGGCGAGGTTCGTCAGCTGCTGCGACACGGCCGAGGGCGTCATCCGCAGCGTCTCCGCGGTCGCGGTCACCGTGCCGCGGTCCCGCAGCGTGCGCAGGATCTGCAGCTTCTTGACGTCCCACCTGTCCCACTCGGCCATGAGCCGCAACCTACCGGTCCGCGGGGCGATGAGTTCCGGCCCCGGCCGTGGTCTTCACTGCTGTCACCGCGACCCGACCCCGCGTGGAAGGACCACCGACCATGACAACCACCCACACCCTCGCCGTACCGGGCGGACGACTGCACTACGAGGTCCGCGGCGAGGGGCCGCTGCTCCTGGTCATGGGGGCGCCGATGGACGCCGGGGCCTTCGCGCCGCTGGCGGACGCGCTGGCAGGTGACCACACCGTCGTCACGCACGACCCCCGGGGCATCTCCGGAAGCCTCCTCGACGATCCCGGGCAGGACTCCACCCCCGAGCTGCGGGCCGACGACGTCGCCGCACTGCTGGACGCCCTCGGGGCCGAGTCCGCCGACGTCTTCGGAAGCAGCGGCGGCGCGGTGACGGGCCTGGCGCTCGTCACGCGGCACCCGGGGCGGGTGCGTACGCTCGTCGCGCACGAACCTCCCGTGCTGGAGCTGCTCCCCGACGCCGCCGCACAGCGTGCCGCGACCGACGACATCGTCGAGACCTTCCACCGGGACGGGCCGGGGCCCGCATGGATGAAGTTCATGACCAACGCCGGATTCGATCTCGGTGGCGACGGTGCCCCGACGCCGCCGCCGGGAGAACCCTCGGAGCAGGACCTCGCCAACAGCGCCCGCTTCTTCGCCCACGAGCTTCGCGGCACGGCTCGCCACCTCCCCGACGTCGCCGCGCTGAGGACCGGCCCGGCCCGCGTCGTCGTGGGCGTCGGCGCCACTTCGGGCGGCCTCGTCACGTACCGCACCTCCACGGCACTGGCCGAGCTGCTCGGCACGCCACCGGTCCGGTTCCCCGGTGACCACGGCGGCTTCCTCGGGCAGCCCGAGGAGTTCGCGGACGTGCTGCGCAAGGTGCTCGCGGGAGGGTGAGCCCCCTGCCCCATCGTCCAGGAAGGGCGGGGCAGGGGACCTGGTCGCACCTCGGTGAGCCGTGGAACGGCCGGCGGTGGAGCAGCCCAGCGGTGCGCCGGCCCGAGCAGCCCAGCAGCCGAGCGGTGCTCCGGCCCGAGCGATGGATCAGCCCGGGCGGTGGATCAGCGGTGCTGGACGAAGGTCCTGCCCGCATGGGCCCCGGCGGAGCAGGACTTCTTCTCCGCCGGGGTCATCGTGCGGCTCTTGACGACCACCGCGTTGCTCTTGCCGTCCGTGCCGTTCGCGGCCGGGCCGGTGATGGTGTCGTCGAAGAACCAGTAGTAGTGGTCCCACTTGGGGCTGTCGTAGTGGGTCTGCCATGTGCCGGAGACCTGCTGCATCACCTGTGCGCGGGAGATCCAGCCCACCTCACCGGGCTTCACCGTCATGTTGAGCGAGCTGCTCTCCGCATGCGTGCTGGTCCAGCTGTGGCTGTAGGTCGCGGTCACGCTCAGGTCGACGATGCCCGCGATCTTGCCGCCCGCGGTGACCGAGACGCCGAGCGAATCCGTGGAACCCACGGTGTCGCTCCAGGTCATCGACTGAGTGGCGTCCGAGCTGCTGCAGTTGTAGAGCGAGTCGGAGACCTGACGGAACCCGCCGAGATAGGCCTCGCCGAGCTGGGGCGAGTTGAAGGTGCACTTGCCCAGGCCCGATTCGCAGTCCGCCCTGAGCAGCTCACGGGTCGGCTGCTCGTCGGCCGTCGCGGCGGAGGTGGCCGTCGCCACGATTCCGCACGCCGCCACCGTCGCGGTCAGTAACCGGGTGCCCCGGCGCAGGAGGCCGTTCATCCTCATTCTGGTGCCTTTCGTGCTGTGTGAGGAGTCGGTGAACCGGGCCGGGAGGTACGTGACTTGAGCGTCACGCCAAAGCGCGGGACACCGCCTGTGCCCGCGAGACTGTCCTAACGATCGACGCAACCCCACCAAGGGAAAGCAAAGTTGTCATTGATGACGAAACGACCCTGCCCTGCGTCCGTTCGGGTGACCGCGGGATCGGGGAGATCGGCCACCGGGTCGGGCGATCGGCTGACAAGGGCTCAAGCAGCGGCGCGGCCCGGTCGAAAAGAGCGGCGACATGATCATCATCGATCCGATGGGAGTATCCATGCGACTGTTCGCGCGCTGCGCGGCCGCCGCTCTGCTGCTCGCCGTGTCCGTGGCCGCACCCGGGGCCGCCGCGGAGAGTGGCACGGACGGTCCGACGCCCGCCCCGCTGCACCGGTCGGCCGAGCCGGTCAAGGGCCGGTACATCGTCTCGCTGAAGACGGGCACCGAGCCGGCCGCCGTCGCCCGGGAGGCCGGCGTGAAGCCCCGGTACACGTACAACCGGGCCATGCACGGGTTCTCCGCGACGCTGAACCCGACCCAGCTGGAGGCGATGCGGCTCATGCCCGGGGTCGCGGCGGTGGAGGAGGACGCCAGGGTCTCCGCGCACGACGTCCAGGACGACCTCCGGAGCCCGGGCGGGCGACCCGGCGTCCAGGACGACGACCTCCGGTCCCGCCGGGTGGTCCCGGCCGCCAGCTGGGGGCTGGACCGTGCGGACCAGCGCGCCCTGCCGCTCGACGGGCAGTACACGACCGTCGGCAAGGGCAAGGGCGCCACGATCTACATCGTCGACACCGGAATCGACTACGCGCACAGCGAGTTCGGCGGGCGCGCCGTGTTCGGGTTCGACGCGATCGGCGACGGCCGCCAGGGACGGGACTGCGAAGGCCACGGCACCCATGTGGCGGGCACGGCCGCCGGGGCGACGTACGGGGTGGCGCCGGAGGCCACCCTCGTCAGCGTCCGGGTGCTGAACTGTGAGGGCGAAGGGGCCTGGTCCGGGATCATCGCGGGCCTCGACTGGGTCGCGAAGAACGCCCGTCAGCCCGCCGTTCTGAACGCCTCGCTCGGCGGCTCCACGTCCGTCGCCGCCAACGACGCCGCCAACACCGTCTTCGCCAGTGGTGTCCTGCCGGTCATCGCGGCCGGCAACTCCGCGGAGGACGCCTGCGACATCTCGCCCGCGAGCGCGTCGGACGTCATGACGGTCGGCGCGACCGACTCGGCGGACTCGGAGACCGACTACAGCAACTACGGCGAGTGCCTCGCGCTCTACGCACCCGGCAGTGACATCGTCTCGGCGCTGATGGGCGGCGGCACCACGACGAAGAACGGTACGTCGATGGCCGCCCCGCACGTGGCGGGGGTCGCCGCGCTCTACAAGGCGGCCCATCCCACGGCAGGTGCCCGGGCGGTGTCGGACTGGATCATCGCGCAGTCGACGAAGAGCGCGGTGCGGAACATCTCCAGGGGTTCCCCGAACCAGTTGCTGTTCACCGGCGGGCTGTGACCCTGTCCGCACGGGCGTTCCCTGAGTGCGGGGCGGGCGGCGGGTTCCGGACCCGTCCGCCCGGCACTCGGGGACCTACCGTCGCACCGCCCGAACAGTCAGGTCCATCGAATCTCGCCGAGGATTCTCTTCAGTGAGACTGAACGATCTGGAGGGCGCGACCTGTCCGGCGACCGTGGCGGCGACCGCGATCGCCATGCCGAGCAGTTGCTCCGCCGTCAGCCCCTGACCGAGCGCCGCCCAGCCGATGACCGCCGCGGTGACCGGGGAGAGCGGACCGAGAAGCGTGACGGAGGTGGCGGTGAGCCGCCCGATACCGCGGAACCAGAGCCAGTAGCCGACGGCGGTGTTGGCGAGCGCGAGATAGACGTAGCCGGCGACGGCGCGGCCGTCGAGCGTCGGCGGTGGGCCCTCGACCAGGAACGCGACCGGCGCGATCAGCAGCCCGCCCGCGGTGAGCTGCCAGCCGGTCATGACGAGCGGCCCCGCCCCCTCGGGGCGGCCCCAGCGCTTGGTGAGCACCGTCCCGGCGGACATCGAGACGGAGGACGCGAGTCCGGCGAGGACGCCGACCAGGTCCAGTGCGGCGCCGGCCTTGAGGACGACGAGACTCACGCCGAAGGCCGCCGCGACGGCGGCCAGCAGCCCCCGCAGGCCCGGCCGGTCGCCCAGCAGCAGCGCCGCGAGAGCGATGACGAAGAGCGGCCCGACCGAGCCGACGACCGCGGCGACCCCGCCGGGCAGCCGGTACGCGGCGAGGAACAGCAGCGGGAAGAAGGCTCCGATGTTGAGCGCGCCGAGGACCGCCGACCTCCACCACCACGCTCCGCGCGGCAGCGCCCGGGTGAGCGCGAGCAGAGCGAGTCCGGCGGGGAGGGCGCGCATCAGCCCGGTGAAGAGGGGACGGTCGGGCGGCAGGAACTCGGTGGTGACGGCGTAGGTGGAACCCCAGGAGATCGGGGCGAGCGCGGTGACGGCGACGACGGCGGCTTTGCGCGACGGCATGACGGTTCCCCC includes:
- a CDS encoding sensor histidine kinase — its product is MIREESPPGTARPTSSYLWLVPALATAAATVLVVALVSSSARVPVAWIGAAAVVAVAVACGEAARRGRLVEELRHKVAEQRDALVRQETETVRLAQVALPEMMERLRRGDFPEDVLAWLGSAEQAGGHQEGLTPEFRAAHRAVLSSVLDAVSAEEDLRESAQRAFVNIARRVQAIVHQQAQELREMEDRHGRTPDVFGDLLRLDHGTALIGRLADSIAVLGGARPGRTWSRAVPLYSVLRGAMSRIIDYQRVELHSVSEVAVVGLAVEPLIHALAELLDNATRYSPPHTRVHLTAVEVQSGIAVEIEDGGVNMSEEARKRAERMLRQAQQGIDLNDLGETPRLGLAVVGRLSQAYNFQVSLRSSAYGGVRAVLIVPQDLITSTSAATGLAHGIGTASGPRAATQLPRQQPARPVTGPQPADPQEEELPVVTERTENGLPQRRRKNRVTAPPTPAPTAAEPETAPQVEPGIWLAAFQSGLSGETTQDGDASSASANKGNQQ
- a CDS encoding roadblock/LC7 domain-containing protein, which codes for MDWMLKDLAEGVPQTRNVVVLSSDGLRMAQYGADNDTADRLAAACAGLQSLAGAVGAELPHSEGRMRLVVIEMDGGFFYLMAAGAGAFLAVLADEGVDAGLMGQRMRDLVIRIGAHLSSPPRHDEQAR
- a CDS encoding DUF742 domain-containing protein, which codes for MSNGDRGWEDASPERLYVITGGRSGSSAPTRLDLVTLIVARSVPRPGIQPEKAAIIRMCDAPLSVAEISAYTGLPVSVVTVLLSDLLAEKQVLARAPVAPSQLPDRALIEAVIDGLQKL
- a CDS encoding GTP-binding protein: MDFKSSEQPAGPRREDVLPDTATAAVKVVIVGGFGVGKTTLVGSVSEIRPLTTEETMTQAGVGVDDTVGVERKTATTVAMDFGRISINKELVLYLFGTPGQERFWFLWRGLFEGALGAVVLVDTRRLEVSFDVIGRLEERGVPFVVAINSFPGAPDHPVEELRGALDLPASVPILVCDARRRDSSRDVLMALMRYLHSLAVTPEAS
- the alc gene encoding allantoicase, yielding MTTDPHANDAAPYPGGDPYADYRSGDFPFTTLVDLADRRLGAGVIAANDEFFAERENLLVREPAVFDPERFGHKGKIMDGWETRRRRGTGPGSPFPSADDHDWAIVRLGAAGVIRGVVVDTAHFRGNYPQKVSLQATVAEGAPGPGDLLAEDVKWEELLPPTPVRGHAANGFEITSERRWTHIRLCQHPDGGIARLRVHGEVVPDPAWLELLGIIDLASVLNGGVCEDASDRFYSSPTQIILPGTSRKMDDGWENRRRRVRDTNDWVRFRLAAQGVVRAVEIDTAYLKGNAAGWIALSGRDGETGDWFELLPRTRLQPDTPHRFPLATPAVATHVRLDAFPDGGVARMRVHGEPTARGLGELRSLYAGLTA
- a CDS encoding LysR family transcriptional regulator encodes the protein MAEWDRWDVKKLQILRTLRDRGTVTATAETLRMTPSAVSQQLTNLARQLGVQLLEAHGRRVRLTDAAHLVLRHAEAVFAQLERADAELAGYLQGEAGEVRVGAFSTAVPALVVPAVQRLRTDRPALEVRVREAEAAEAYELLSAGDVDLALSLAAHAPTARDPRFTRVPLLADPLDVALPAGHPRAAEPGLRLADLSGEPWIFGGSGPWSEITLTACEAAGFVPEQAHSASGWTAILAMVEAGMGVALVPRMAAAERRSGVVMRVLSADQPRRHVVAAVRRGAEEGAGVAHVLEALRAVVAGRTRDLSDLLK
- a CDS encoding alpha/beta fold hydrolase encodes the protein MTTTHTLAVPGGRLHYEVRGEGPLLLVMGAPMDAGAFAPLADALAGDHTVVTHDPRGISGSLLDDPGQDSTPELRADDVAALLDALGAESADVFGSSGGAVTGLALVTRHPGRVRTLVAHEPPVLELLPDAAAQRAATDDIVETFHRDGPGPAWMKFMTNAGFDLGGDGAPTPPPGEPSEQDLANSARFFAHELRGTARHLPDVAALRTGPARVVVGVGATSGGLVTYRTSTALAELLGTPPVRFPGDHGGFLGQPEEFADVLRKVLAGG
- a CDS encoding S8 family peptidase — translated: MIIIDPMGVSMRLFARCAAAALLLAVSVAAPGAAAESGTDGPTPAPLHRSAEPVKGRYIVSLKTGTEPAAVAREAGVKPRYTYNRAMHGFSATLNPTQLEAMRLMPGVAAVEEDARVSAHDVQDDLRSPGGRPGVQDDDLRSRRVVPAASWGLDRADQRALPLDGQYTTVGKGKGATIYIVDTGIDYAHSEFGGRAVFGFDAIGDGRQGRDCEGHGTHVAGTAAGATYGVAPEATLVSVRVLNCEGEGAWSGIIAGLDWVAKNARQPAVLNASLGGSTSVAANDAANTVFASGVLPVIAAGNSAEDACDISPASASDVMTVGATDSADSETDYSNYGECLALYAPGSDIVSALMGGGTTTKNGTSMAAPHVAGVAALYKAAHPTAGARAVSDWIIAQSTKSAVRNISRGSPNQLLFTGGL
- a CDS encoding EamA family transporter translates to MPSRKAAVVAVTALAPISWGSTYAVTTEFLPPDRPLFTGLMRALPAGLALLALTRALPRGAWWWRSAVLGALNIGAFFPLLFLAAYRLPGGVAAVVGSVGPLFVIALAALLLGDRPGLRGLLAAVAAAFGVSLVVLKAGAALDLVGVLAGLASSVSMSAGTVLTKRWGRPEGAGPLVMTGWQLTAGGLLIAPVAFLVEGPPPTLDGRAVAGYVYLALANTAVGYWLWFRGIGRLTATSVTLLGPLSPVTAAVIGWAALGQGLTAEQLLGMAIAVAATVAGQVAPSRSFSLTEENPRRDSMDLTVRAVRR